A part of Flavobacteriaceae bacterium GSB9 genomic DNA contains:
- a CDS encoding AAA family ATPase: MQYDELKTNASFHSNCFDYENNTKEQVLPNGEFSIYKEPITSITPIGETTLPELYKFISTSEDLNNKIFRLREMLFQKGSAVYKKEKANVLPSVTPSGKFKIRKANGLIRHSGIICIDIDDVQSNDFVGLKRRLAADIQIKPILIFTSPCGFGLKVFLKIDVDQSTHFNYFEALESYFKLEYDLEIDKACKDVSRACFLSYDPDAIYNDIFLNEKGLDANFINHWASNQGVVYDNELDINTIEKLYKIGNGLKSKGVCISDDYHDWVRVGHSFCQLGEQGRELFHLFSEVSTKYDTNSTNSKYDALLESYDGRLGIGTIFHMVSQMESIKMVESIGNTIRTASQRMQDAQKMPEIKPLIGVVWQMGELHILFGDTGSGKSVLAIQIANSLSRGINVLNILTNGVGPQKVLVYDFELSDRQFLKRYSDDTNNMYDFHEDFILSDIDFKQLMIDYPNESLDKCMFRKIRQDIKETRANVVIIDNITFLTTQAAQETSVALDLMKELDSMKKEFGISILVLAHTPKVKNGTFLTLNELGGSKHLSNFADSVSCLGKSSQEKDVRYLKQVKPSRSAEIIFDIENVIGLTLNKRNKFLGFDYLDCTHESEHLDFSSPKERRNQKLDMVIELHENGASYRAIESTTGVPKSTVERWVNKHNNNEGQL; this comes from the coding sequence ATGCAGTATGATGAATTAAAGACAAACGCTAGTTTTCATTCAAATTGTTTTGACTATGAAAACAATACTAAAGAACAGGTTCTGCCAAATGGTGAGTTTAGTATTTATAAAGAACCTATTACTTCAATAACCCCAATTGGGGAAACAACACTTCCAGAATTATATAAATTTATTAGCACCAGCGAAGACTTAAATAATAAAATATTTAGGCTCAGGGAGATGCTTTTCCAAAAAGGTAGTGCCGTATATAAAAAGGAGAAGGCAAATGTACTTCCATCTGTAACGCCATCTGGGAAATTTAAAATCAGAAAGGCTAATGGGCTTATTCGTCATAGCGGTATAATCTGTATAGATATAGATGACGTTCAGTCAAACGATTTTGTCGGACTTAAAAGAAGGCTTGCTGCTGACATCCAAATAAAGCCTATTTTGATATTTACTTCACCATGTGGATTTGGTTTAAAAGTATTTCTTAAGATAGATGTTGACCAGAGCACCCACTTTAACTATTTTGAAGCATTGGAATCCTATTTTAAGCTGGAATATGATTTAGAAATTGATAAAGCCTGTAAAGATGTTTCTCGTGCATGCTTTTTGTCTTATGACCCCGATGCTATTTATAACGATATTTTTTTAAATGAAAAGGGATTAGACGCCAACTTTATAAATCATTGGGCTTCCAATCAAGGAGTAGTATACGATAATGAGCTTGATATCAATACAATTGAAAAGCTTTATAAAATTGGAAATGGTTTAAAATCTAAAGGTGTTTGCATATCTGATGATTATCATGATTGGGTTAGAGTGGGACATTCATTTTGCCAATTAGGAGAACAGGGACGGGAATTATTTCATTTGTTTAGCGAAGTGAGCACTAAGTACGACACAAATAGTACAAACTCTAAATATGATGCCTTACTGGAATCCTATGATGGTAGATTGGGTATTGGTACAATTTTCCATATGGTTTCACAAATGGAGTCAATAAAAATGGTGGAAAGCATAGGGAATACAATTAGAACAGCTTCTCAACGCATGCAAGATGCGCAGAAAATGCCTGAAATTAAACCATTGATTGGAGTGGTATGGCAAATGGGAGAATTACACATTCTATTTGGAGACACTGGTTCTGGTAAAAGTGTGTTAGCTATACAAATAGCAAATAGTCTATCTAGGGGAATTAATGTTCTGAATATTCTTACTAATGGTGTTGGACCACAGAAAGTTCTAGTCTACGATTTTGAACTATCAGACAGACAGTTTTTGAAACGTTATTCAGATGACACAAATAATATGTACGATTTTCATGAGGATTTTATTTTAAGTGATATCGATTTTAAGCAATTAATGATTGACTACCCGAATGAGAGTCTTGACAAATGTATGTTTAGGAAAATAAGACAGGACATCAAGGAGACTAGAGCGAATGTCGTGATTATTGATAATATAACATTTTTAACTACTCAAGCTGCACAGGAAACTTCAGTGGCTTTAGATTTAATGAAAGAGTTGGATTCAATGAAAAAAGAGTTTGGAATATCGATACTTGTTTTAGCACATACACCTAAAGTTAAGAACGGGACATTTCTGACACTAAACGAACTTGGTGGCAGCAAGCATTTATCTAATTTTGCCGATAGCGTTTCATGCTTAGGTAAAAGCTCTCAAGAAAAAGATGTTAGATACCTAAAACAGGTTAAACCATCGAGGTCGGCTGAAATCATATTCGATATTGAAAATGTTATTGGACTCACACTTAATAAGCGAAATAAATTCCTTGGGTTCGATTATTTAGATTGTACACATGAATCCGAGCACTTGGATTTCTCATCACCAAAAGAAAGGCGTAACCAAAAATTGGATATGGTAATAGAACTCCATGAGAATGGTGCGTCTTATAGAGCCATTGAGTCCACAACTGGTGTTCCAAAATCAACAGTAGAGCGATGGGTTAATAAACATAATAATAATGAAGGTCAATTATAA
- a CDS encoding restriction endonuclease subunit S, with product MIKRIYEIADIQFGLYKKAKSKGKQKYLLSSHFDDNFQPSDFDDSYVDIADDMSKFLLGPNDVILAGKGNRIFAWAYDPSFGPTVPSSLFFIIRTNPKEILGQYLAEYLNSDSVQYRLMNIGAGASITSIPKKELEQIEVVIPSIKQQNDISKLTDLMQKELELSEKLIELKATLKRGLINRMINNTKK from the coding sequence ATGATAAAGAGAATATATGAAATAGCAGACATTCAATTTGGCTTGTATAAGAAGGCTAAATCTAAAGGTAAGCAGAAGTATTTATTAAGTAGTCATTTTGATGATAATTTTCAGCCATCAGATTTTGATGATAGCTATGTTGATATAGCAGATGATATGAGTAAGTTTCTTTTAGGGCCTAACGATGTGATTCTAGCTGGAAAAGGGAACAGAATTTTTGCTTGGGCTTATGACCCCTCTTTTGGCCCAACTGTCCCGTCTTCTTTGTTTTTTATAATTAGGACAAATCCAAAAGAGATACTGGGACAATATCTTGCGGAGTATTTAAACTCTGATAGTGTTCAATACAGACTAATGAATATTGGTGCTGGTGCAAGTATTACCTCTATACCCAAAAAAGAGCTGGAACAGATAGAAGTTGTTATCCCTTCAATTAAGCAACAAAATGATATTTCAAAACTTACGGACTTAATGCAAAAAGAGTTAGAGTTGTCTGAGAAATTAATTGAACTTAAGGCAACACTAAAGAGGGGGCTCATTAACAGAATGATTAACAATACAAAGAAATAA
- a CDS encoding type I restriction-modification system subunit M has protein sequence MESKLTQQVINQKVWKACDSFRGTISASDYKDYILTMLFIKYITDVQKEKRAEYTKKYNGDLVRVERAMSLERFKIPENSSFDFLYNSRNESNLGELINISLEKIEDANRSKLEGVFRNIDYNSEGNLGQTKDRNRILKNLLTDFSDLDLRPSNLSGNDVIGDAYEYLIANFAAGAGKKAGEFYTPAEVSTLLAKLVEPKAADKVCDPTCGSGSLLLKVADEIGSKNVSLNGQEINGSTWALARMNMFLHEMDNARIEWGDTINSPKLTENDALMKFDIVVANPPFSLDKWGAEDASADRYNRFHRGTPPKSKGDYAFITHMIETLNEHGRAGVVLPHGVLFRGSSEGKIRKQIIDENLLKAVIGLPPNLFFGTGIPATILVFDKNKGDNTEVLFIDASNDFENGKNQNKLSDDNIKDIIRTYKKWETVDKYSYVATLEEIKDNDYNLNIPRYVDTFEEEEPVDIKATQEEIKAIKQQIEEVEHKLEQHLAELGL, from the coding sequence ATGGAAAGTAAATTAACACAGCAAGTAATAAATCAAAAGGTTTGGAAGGCTTGTGATTCATTTAGAGGTACAATCAGCGCAAGCGACTATAAAGACTACATTCTTACTATGCTCTTTATTAAATACATCACCGATGTGCAAAAAGAAAAAAGAGCGGAATACACTAAAAAATATAATGGTGACTTAGTAAGGGTGGAAAGAGCTATGAGTTTAGAGCGCTTCAAGATTCCTGAAAATAGCAGCTTCGATTTTCTATACAACAGCAGAAATGAATCCAATCTTGGAGAGCTAATTAATATCTCCCTTGAAAAAATTGAAGATGCCAATCGTTCTAAGCTCGAAGGTGTATTCAGAAATATAGACTATAATTCTGAAGGTAATCTTGGTCAAACTAAAGACAGGAATAGAATACTTAAAAACCTATTAACTGATTTCTCTGATTTAGACTTAAGACCATCAAATCTTTCTGGGAATGATGTAATTGGTGATGCCTACGAATATCTCATCGCTAATTTTGCAGCTGGTGCTGGTAAAAAAGCTGGTGAGTTTTATACACCAGCAGAAGTATCAACATTGCTGGCCAAATTGGTAGAACCTAAAGCAGCCGATAAGGTCTGTGACCCCACTTGTGGTTCAGGTTCCTTATTATTAAAAGTGGCTGATGAAATAGGAAGTAAAAATGTCTCATTAAATGGTCAAGAAATTAATGGAAGTACGTGGGCACTGGCTAGGATGAACATGTTTCTTCACGAAATGGACAATGCCAGAATAGAATGGGGAGACACTATAAATAGCCCAAAACTTACCGAGAACGATGCGCTAATGAAATTTGATATTGTGGTTGCTAATCCGCCTTTTTCTCTCGATAAATGGGGAGCGGAAGATGCTAGTGCTGACAGGTATAATAGGTTTCATAGAGGCACGCCACCAAAAAGTAAAGGTGATTATGCCTTTATCACACATATGATAGAGACCTTAAACGAACATGGTAGAGCTGGTGTGGTACTGCCGCATGGTGTTCTATTTAGAGGTAGCTCTGAAGGAAAAATACGTAAGCAAATTATTGATGAGAATCTTTTGAAGGCCGTTATAGGGTTACCGCCTAATCTGTTTTTTGGCACAGGTATACCAGCAACGATTTTAGTGTTTGATAAGAACAAAGGTGATAACACAGAGGTATTGTTTATTGATGCGAGCAACGATTTTGAAAATGGCAAAAACCAGAATAAATTAAGTGATGACAATATTAAAGATATTATACGCACTTATAAAAAATGGGAGACTGTTGATAAATACAGCTATGTTGCAACGTTAGAAGAAATAAAAGATAATGATTATAATTTAAACATCCCTCGTTATGTTGACACCTTTGAAGAGGAAGAGCCTGTTGACATTAAAGCCACTCAAGAAGAGATTAAGGCTATAAAGCAGCAGATTGAAGAAGTCGAGCACAAACTTGAACAACATTTAGCAGAGTTAGGATTATGA
- a CDS encoding restriction endonuclease subunit S — MNELSRTFEEGVEVKEGFKMTKIGFIPNDWEVFNLGDLGELLNGLTYSPKDINENGTLVLRSSNVQNRQLEFEDNVYVDVEEGKYNPVKENDILICVRNGSRSLIGKNALINKESEGYAFGAFMAVYRSPLNKFLFQLFDTDIYNREVHRNLGATINSINGKDFKRFLMPMPPEKERAKIAFILSDWDEAIENTQTLVEKLELRKKGLMQQLLTGKTRLAGFTDKWRKVSIGEIATQFTDKNKKDENIEVLSCTKYDGLVRSLDYFGRKVFGDDLSKYKIVPRDYFAYATNHIEEGSIGYQDLMERGLVSPMYTVFKTDNTINDSFMYRLLKTDRMIYNYQSNMSGSIARRGGLRWNVFETIDVSIPPLQEQNAIAVFFDKIDEEIMQTENYLMQLQEQKKGLMQQLLTGQIRVKLN; from the coding sequence ATGAACGAACTGTCAAGAACATTTGAAGAGGGAGTTGAGGTAAAAGAGGGCTTTAAGATGACGAAAATTGGATTCATTCCCAATGATTGGGAGGTTTTCAATTTAGGTGATTTGGGTGAACTGTTAAATGGTTTAACCTATAGTCCGAAAGACATTAATGAAAATGGAACATTGGTGCTCCGCTCTTCAAATGTGCAAAATCGTCAATTAGAATTCGAGGACAATGTATACGTTGATGTTGAAGAAGGAAAATATAATCCTGTAAAAGAAAATGATATTTTAATTTGTGTACGTAATGGAAGTCGTTCTTTAATTGGAAAAAACGCATTAATCAATAAAGAAAGCGAAGGTTATGCGTTTGGAGCATTCATGGCCGTTTATAGAAGTCCATTAAATAAATTTTTATTTCAACTATTTGACACTGATATATATAATAGGGAAGTTCATAGAAACCTAGGCGCAACTATCAATTCAATAAATGGAAAGGATTTTAAACGCTTTCTAATGCCAATGCCACCCGAAAAGGAAAGAGCTAAAATAGCCTTTATCTTATCTGATTGGGACGAAGCCATTGAAAATACACAAACTCTTGTTGAAAAATTAGAGCTTCGTAAAAAAGGATTAATGCAACAGTTGTTAACTGGAAAAACTCGTTTAGCTGGGTTTACTGACAAATGGAGAAAAGTTAGCATAGGTGAAATTGCAACACAGTTTACAGATAAGAATAAAAAAGATGAAAACATTGAGGTGCTTTCATGCACTAAATATGATGGTTTAGTAAGGTCATTAGATTATTTCGGAAGAAAAGTTTTTGGTGATGATTTGTCTAAATACAAAATAGTACCAAGAGACTATTTTGCTTATGCTACCAATCACATTGAAGAAGGTTCTATTGGTTATCAAGATTTGATGGAAAGAGGTTTAGTAAGCCCAATGTATACCGTTTTCAAAACTGATAATACTATTAATGATTCATTTATGTACAGACTACTTAAAACCGATAGAATGATATATAACTATCAAAGCAATATGTCTGGCTCTATTGCAAGAAGGGGTGGTTTAAGGTGGAATGTTTTTGAAACCATAGATGTGAGTATTCCGCCTTTACAAGAACAAAATGCAATTGCTGTTTTTTTTGATAAAATTGATGAAGAAATAATGCAGACTGAAAACTATTTAATGCAGCTACAGGAACAGAAAAAAGGCTTGATGCAGCAGTTGTTAACTGGACAAATTCGAGTAAAACTTAATTAA
- a CDS encoding DNA-binding protein: MAAKNLTTSNVDRQNILNNRFAISRIQEYIGIPGMEFKGEYRFTKKMVADFYNVDTSTIDRYLSNHEEELKHNGYILIRGKALKEFKLAFGHLMNEATKTTILGLFNFRSFINLGMLLSESENAKLLRSKVLDIVIEVINEKTGSGTKFINRNDADYLPTAIRESKYRKEFTSALSRYVDMGNYKYALYTDKIYQSIFIENAKEYKQILKLEAKDSARDTMYAEILNLIASFETGIAHDIERKYSLLGRKLTSSEVDEVFKNFSEHPSQRPHIEDARIKMASRDLHFRDAFHQKLEKYVQSISPADFERFLGEQSVNFDKQLEEAKDVFKRLKDS; encoded by the coding sequence ATGGCAGCGAAAAACTTAACAACATCAAACGTTGACAGGCAGAACATTTTAAACAATAGGTTTGCCATAAGTCGTATTCAAGAATACATAGGTATTCCTGGGATGGAGTTTAAAGGCGAATACCGTTTTACTAAAAAAATGGTGGCTGATTTTTATAATGTAGACACTTCAACGATTGATAGGTATTTATCAAATCATGAGGAGGAATTAAAACATAATGGATACATTTTAATACGGGGTAAGGCCTTGAAAGAGTTCAAATTAGCGTTTGGTCACCTTATGAATGAGGCGACCAAAACTACTATTTTAGGATTATTCAATTTTAGGTCGTTTATCAATTTAGGGATGTTGCTTTCTGAAAGTGAAAACGCTAAACTATTAAGGTCTAAAGTTTTAGACATAGTAATTGAGGTTATAAATGAAAAAACAGGAAGCGGAACCAAGTTCATAAACAGAAATGATGCTGATTATTTACCAACTGCAATAAGGGAAAGTAAATACCGAAAAGAGTTTACCTCTGCTTTAAGTAGATATGTTGACATGGGTAATTATAAATACGCATTGTATACCGACAAAATCTATCAATCCATATTTATTGAAAATGCAAAAGAGTATAAACAAATACTAAAATTAGAAGCAAAGGATAGTGCAAGAGATACAATGTATGCTGAAATCTTGAATCTAATAGCTTCATTTGAAACAGGTATTGCACATGATATTGAGAGAAAGTATTCGCTTTTAGGACGAAAACTAACTTCATCCGAAGTGGATGAGGTTTTTAAAAATTTCTCTGAACATCCATCACAAAGACCACATATTGAAGATGCTCGAATAAAAATGGCTTCCAGAGATTTACATTTTAGGGATGCTTTTCATCAAAAATTAGAAAAATATGTCCAATCTATTTCACCAGCTGATTTCGAAAGGTTTTTGGGAGAACAAAGTGTGAACTTTGACAAACAATTAGAGGAGGCAAAGGATGTTTTTAAACGTTTAAAAGATAGCTAA
- a CDS encoding type II toxin-antitoxin system death-on-curing family toxin, whose translation MVPVIYITDIEEVISIHGRTVEISGGGADGVLDTGALEAALEHIQNDDYYPTLIEKLTHLFFAANKNHCFQDGNKRIAISLGSMFLLKNGYLEAATRFLYKMETISYHVAANNISKEFLGRIIDSIVYQEDYSEEIKLELLECISGDDSN comes from the coding sequence ATGGTTCCTGTTATATATATAACTGATATTGAAGAGGTGATTTCAATTCATGGAAGAACTGTAGAAATTAGTGGAGGCGGTGCAGATGGCGTTCTTGATACAGGAGCTCTAGAAGCGGCATTAGAACACATTCAAAATGACGATTACTACCCAACACTAATTGAAAAATTAACTCATCTTTTTTTTGCAGCAAATAAAAACCATTGTTTTCAAGACGGAAATAAGAGAATTGCTATTTCATTGGGAAGTATGTTTCTCTTGAAAAACGGATACTTGGAAGCAGCAACTCGCTTTTTGTACAAAATGGAGACTATAAGTTACCATGTAGCGGCTAACAATATAAGCAAAGAGTTTTTGGGTAGAATAATTGATTCTATTGTTTACCAAGAAGATTACTCTGAAGAAATAAAACTAGAACTATTAGAGTGCATATCAGGAGATGATAGTAATTAA